A window of Candidatus Polarisedimenticolia bacterium contains these coding sequences:
- a CDS encoding J domain-containing protein, which yields MNYYEVLGVDRKARLVDIKKAYRRLARKHHPDLNPGDQRAEERFKQISEAYDVLSDSDKRKKHDLELQYGTGAAGGPFHRGGPGGPAGAGVDMDFDLGDLGVSSPGFSSFFSEIFGRHASETQERDAPRAGADITQTVPIDFFDALRGKTIETTLDVESPCPRCHGSGTVPTRNRRPCPDCAGTGRISHVSGVLRFASTCRRCGGQGTLGSEGCGNCAGTGVLKRRETIKVHIPPGVDSGSRVRVPGKGRAGRHGGPNGDLFIVTQVGTHPFFKRIGDNIHCSVPVSVTEASLGSRIQVPTVDGWASIKVPPGTESGQKFRLRGKGAPLLRGSGRGDQYVEVHVVTPRANDERSRQLLRDLGALHPGEELRRGIRT from the coding sequence AGAAGGCCTATCGTCGCCTGGCGCGCAAGCACCACCCCGACCTCAATCCGGGCGACCAACGGGCCGAAGAGCGCTTCAAGCAGATTTCGGAGGCCTATGACGTCCTGTCGGACTCCGACAAACGCAAGAAGCACGACCTGGAGCTGCAATACGGGACCGGCGCCGCCGGCGGGCCATTCCATCGGGGCGGCCCCGGCGGTCCCGCCGGCGCGGGCGTCGACATGGACTTCGACCTCGGGGATCTGGGCGTCTCCTCTCCGGGATTCTCCAGCTTCTTCTCCGAGATCTTCGGGCGCCACGCCTCCGAAACGCAGGAGAGAGACGCGCCCCGGGCGGGCGCGGATATCACGCAGACCGTTCCGATCGATTTCTTCGACGCCCTGCGCGGCAAGACCATCGAGACGACTCTCGATGTCGAATCGCCCTGCCCGCGTTGCCATGGGTCGGGCACCGTGCCCACACGCAACAGGCGGCCCTGCCCGGACTGCGCCGGCACCGGCCGGATCAGCCACGTCTCCGGGGTCCTGCGGTTCGCCTCGACCTGCCGGCGGTGCGGCGGCCAGGGGACCCTCGGCTCGGAGGGGTGCGGGAACTGCGCGGGAACCGGCGTGCTGAAACGGCGCGAGACCATCAAAGTCCACATTCCGCCCGGGGTCGACAGCGGATCACGCGTCCGCGTGCCGGGGAAGGGGCGGGCCGGACGGCATGGCGGACCGAACGGGGATCTGTTCATCGTGACGCAGGTGGGGACGCATCCCTTCTTCAAGAGGATTGGTGATAACATTCACTGCTCCGTGCCCGTTTCGGTTACGGAAGCGTCACTGGGATCCCGCATCCAGGTCCCGACGGTGGACGGATGGGCCAGCATCAAAGTCCCGCCGGGCACGGAAAGCGGCCAGAAGTTCAGGCTGCGCGGCAAGGGGGCACCGCTCCTGCGCGGATCGGGCCGCGGTGATCAGTACGTGGAGGTCCACGTTGTCACGCCGCGCGCGAACGATGAGCGATCCCGGCAGTTGCTGAGAGATCTCGGCGCGCTGCATCCGGGCGAGGAGTTGCGCCGTGGCATCCGGACCTGA